In Syntrophotaleaceae bacterium, a genomic segment contains:
- a CDS encoding radical SAM protein yields the protein MTTTTDWTWLELDPTQPNWAKASGKHRLLLVAINMPGYYSLPVRILALLGHQTEELLDRYDCRYVEIDNTQPLEPLLQCILQWQPELVAFSINIWNRDHCITLARQLRRHNPGITLLGGGQEVTGSVYSFFSVAPEFDYLIEGEGELPFLQFLREWTPGQKLRQPEAVSGLRYRATGEERFTRPAEVVASLDEIPSAILAGLVPTTQRNLLGVMLEGSRGCPFRCSFCFEGAKRDSVRTASIQRLRDEVAFMVARGARYFHIMDAILCNSDPTRLQGLHEVFYQVKQQIPGSVTSVEVYADRVTDEMAQYLSTFSIIDLGLQSTNPATARAIHRPFSQEKYRQGVERLRRTGSTFNIYLICGLPYETFTSFLRGIRFVLDEKPTRLFINELCLLNGTELRRRADEYGYQYDQRPPYLVNGTTWMPPFILTMAQVLAKVLERHYNLSARSIHSTAPWLPKYPRHEAGRKRLSLQEGCSHGCPGCGNNLVEPQQNRNLAAALLQEAADCDVDVLAGDGVARGRSLLQLAGQLQLSATARNRLIAPLDTFDDPAWLDPLVHRGFWHFKTFLTLNSEDLSAERVLLDKISSFDRSIQLAGYAAIRPHLEVVLYPGTASPQAYRAMVAELARRNVTVVTVPEALPTADGAWEQALYESFSDAITQRLWLKLPPHVARRLVDRLNLDNPEEILSLLDGFNLLSHAGAMPPCFSPDTGRPLKNRLPDLGEGLFSDCDVERLK from the coding sequence ATGACCACGACGACTGACTGGACCTGGCTGGAACTGGACCCGACACAGCCTAACTGGGCGAAAGCATCCGGAAAACACCGGCTGTTGCTGGTCGCCATCAATATGCCGGGCTACTACAGCCTGCCGGTACGCATCCTGGCCCTGCTGGGGCACCAGACAGAAGAGTTGCTCGACCGTTACGACTGCCGCTATGTCGAGATCGACAACACCCAGCCACTGGAGCCGCTGCTGCAGTGCATTCTGCAATGGCAGCCCGAACTTGTAGCATTTTCCATCAACATCTGGAATCGCGATCACTGCATCACGCTGGCGCGCCAATTGCGCCGGCACAATCCCGGAATCACGCTGCTCGGAGGTGGCCAGGAAGTCACTGGTTCCGTGTACTCCTTTTTCTCTGTCGCGCCGGAGTTCGACTATTTGATCGAAGGCGAGGGCGAACTGCCCTTCCTGCAGTTCCTTAGAGAATGGACTCCAGGTCAGAAGCTCCGGCAGCCGGAGGCGGTTTCAGGGCTGCGCTACCGGGCGACAGGGGAAGAGCGGTTCACTCGCCCCGCGGAAGTGGTCGCCAGTCTTGACGAAATTCCCTCGGCAATCCTTGCCGGTCTGGTGCCTACCACCCAGCGCAACCTCCTGGGTGTCATGCTCGAAGGATCACGCGGCTGCCCGTTCCGCTGCAGTTTCTGTTTCGAAGGGGCCAAACGCGACAGCGTCCGCACAGCCAGCATCCAGCGTCTGCGGGACGAGGTCGCATTTATGGTGGCTCGCGGCGCCAGATATTTTCACATCATGGATGCGATTCTCTGCAACAGCGACCCAACCCGGCTGCAAGGACTGCACGAGGTTTTTTATCAAGTGAAGCAGCAGATCCCGGGGTCGGTGACTTCAGTGGAGGTCTACGCCGACCGGGTAACAGATGAGATGGCGCAATACCTTTCCACATTTTCCATCATTGATCTCGGGCTGCAGTCGACAAATCCTGCTACCGCCCGGGCGATTCACCGTCCTTTTTCCCAGGAGAAATACCGGCAGGGCGTAGAGCGCCTTCGCCGAACCGGCTCCACCTTCAACATCTATCTGATCTGCGGTCTGCCCTACGAAACCTTTACCTCGTTCCTTCGAGGCATCCGCTTTGTTCTGGACGAGAAACCTACCCGCCTGTTCATCAATGAATTGTGCCTGCTCAACGGCACCGAACTGCGCCGCCGGGCGGACGAATACGGCTATCAATATGATCAACGACCGCCCTACCTGGTGAATGGGACCACCTGGATGCCCCCTTTTATCCTGACCATGGCCCAGGTGCTCGCAAAGGTGCTGGAACGGCATTACAATCTTTCCGCACGCTCGATCCATTCTACCGCACCCTGGCTTCCCAAATATCCTCGACATGAGGCGGGGCGCAAGCGCCTGTCCCTGCAGGAAGGCTGCAGCCACGGTTGTCCCGGTTGCGGAAACAACCTGGTAGAGCCGCAACAAAACCGCAATCTGGCCGCTGCCCTTCTGCAGGAGGCCGCTGATTGCGACGTCGATGTCCTGGCCGGAGACGGTGTCGCTCGGGGCCGGAGCCTGCTGCAGCTTGCCGGCCAACTGCAATTGTCCGCCACCGCCCGCAACCGCCTGATTGCGCCGCTTGATACCTTCGACGATCCGGCCTGGCTGGACCCGCTGGTGCATCGGGGTTTCTGGCACTTCAAAACATTTCTGACCCTGAACAGCGAGGATCTTTCGGCGGAACGGGTGCTGCTGGACAAGATCAGTTCCTTTGACCGATCCATCCAGCTGGCCGGATATGCCGCCATTCGTCCTCATCTCGAGGTGGTTCTCTACCCGGGAACAGCCTCGCCTCAGGCTTACCGTGCCATGGTTGCCGAGCTGGCCCGACGGAATGTGACGGTGGTAACCGTTCCGGAAGCGTTGCCGACAGCCGATGGCGCCTGGGAACAGGCCCTGTATGAATCCTTTTCAGATGCAATTACTCAGCGGCTCTGGCTCAAATTGCCGCCGCATGTGGCACGCAGGCTTGTGGACAGACTGAATCTGGACAACCCGGAGGAGATCTTGTCTCTGCTGGACGGCTTTAACCTGCTCAGTCACGCCGGGGCGATGCCTCCTTGCTTCTCTCCGGACACGGGCAGGCCGCTGAAAAACCGTTTGCCAGACCTGGGCGAAGGATTGTTTTCGGATTGTGACGTTGAGAGGCTGAAGTAA
- a CDS encoding lasso peptide biosynthesis protein: MYFSLLVIDIDSGFTFNFFDLAMFISEFRIFLWTLEGLMKAWLYLRRGMPAGLSLPQIRTASQLSEKDLDGTVRVIDSIVRMMLPRTRHGCFYRTLSRTIVLRKLGVPVAVNIGLRNLDGTLTVKGHCWLSLNGMPFQEPPDTTAMYPFFLGKLENGLLCWVQKGNDRSNRIRRIPAQDTASFVRRWSKRREHAVSNGDCFTADG, from the coding sequence TTGTATTTTTCCTTATTAGTAATTGATATTGATTCAGGTTTCACATTTAATTTTTTTGATCTTGCCATGTTTATATCTGAATTCCGAATTTTTCTTTGGACCCTTGAAGGACTGATGAAGGCATGGCTGTACCTTCGGCGCGGCATGCCGGCAGGTCTCTCCCTCCCGCAAATCCGCACCGCCTCTCAGCTCTCAGAAAAAGATCTGGATGGCACGGTTCGCGTGATCGATTCGATCGTTCGAATGATGCTTCCCCGGACGCGTCATGGCTGCTTTTATCGAACGCTGAGCCGCACCATCGTGCTCAGGAAACTGGGCGTGCCCGTCGCCGTCAATATCGGGCTGCGCAACCTGGATGGCACCTTGACTGTAAAGGGACACTGTTGGCTGTCACTCAACGGGATGCCTTTTCAGGAGCCGCCGGACACCACGGCGATGTATCCATTTTTTCTGGGCAAACTGGAAAACGGTTTGCTGTGCTGGGTCCAAAAGGGGAATGACAGGTCCAACCGTATTCGCCGCATACCGGCCCAGGATACCGCATCTTTTGTTAGAAGATGGTCTAAGAGGAGGGAGCATGCTGTCTCAAATGGAGACTGTTTTACAGCCGACGGATGA
- a CDS encoding PqqD family protein, translated as MDKEIVVLKLGTGEYFTFNDLGREIWLYLTEGCSIYEIIQKIVEDYEVNKEQATTDVKIFTEGLLHNGLLTTLKSKEDV; from the coding sequence GTGGACAAGGAAATCGTTGTCCTTAAACTTGGCACCGGCGAATATTTTACCTTCAATGATTTGGGTCGTGAAATTTGGCTTTATCTCACTGAAGGGTGCAGCATCTACGAAATAATCCAGAAAATTGTCGAGGATTATGAAGTAAATAAAGAGCAAGCCACGACCGATGTGAAAATTTTCACAGAAGGTCTATTACACAATGGTCTATTGACCACACTTAAATCCAAGGAGGATGTATGA
- a CDS encoding nucleotidyltransferase family protein produces MKEPGAGSCRQRERTTPERTLADWQFLTAWLRGEIDAPALSHRQQELLFCHHLCGLAHRPDGHGPGWEAVTRQKKNQTMFALCAQALFEKIAHRCRKRGFSILPVKGISLSLTLYASDPGRRQLSDIDLLVLPEDLPSLATVLEELGYRPKKTQMLEPGYQKHKRKAEFITQAPGLPSIDVHTAFIVKKHIARHSGMLLPTVFARARQIRGQQGQLFVLDPIDEWIYLAYHFCLHHRFAGLKWLDDLQQARLRLREGDVSLLLQRAQIAGLTPILAATMDLLGMVYGLGPQPWRQFPQRPQSRLTRIWLKDALLPSKLVRRDLEHGHGTFRDRLAASFWEFLFIEGTRQRRMALLRLLFPGKELLSTIIGQHSWRAYLLYAPLTTCTVTLMTSAFLLLSLFIVIRSPALDAN; encoded by the coding sequence ATGAAAGAGCCTGGTGCGGGATCATGCCGACAACGGGAACGGACGACCCCGGAACGGACCCTGGCCGATTGGCAGTTTCTGACTGCCTGGCTTCGAGGCGAGATCGATGCGCCCGCATTGTCGCACCGGCAGCAGGAATTACTCTTCTGCCACCATCTCTGCGGCCTGGCGCACCGGCCGGATGGTCACGGACCCGGCTGGGAGGCCGTCACGCGGCAAAAGAAAAACCAGACAATGTTCGCGCTTTGCGCACAGGCCCTGTTTGAAAAGATCGCCCATCGCTGCCGGAAACGGGGATTCTCGATACTGCCCGTCAAGGGGATCTCTCTGAGCCTGACCCTCTATGCCAGTGACCCGGGCCGGCGACAGCTGAGCGACATCGATCTGCTGGTATTGCCCGAGGACCTGCCCTCTCTGGCCACCGTATTGGAGGAGCTGGGCTACCGCCCGAAAAAAACGCAGATGCTCGAACCGGGGTATCAGAAACACAAGCGCAAGGCCGAATTCATCACCCAGGCCCCCGGTCTGCCGTCGATCGACGTTCATACGGCCTTTATCGTCAAGAAGCATATTGCTCGTCACAGCGGCATGCTGCTGCCGACAGTTTTTGCGCGTGCCCGGCAGATTCGGGGACAGCAGGGACAGCTGTTCGTTCTCGACCCGATCGACGAATGGATCTACCTGGCCTACCACTTCTGTCTGCATCATCGCTTTGCGGGACTAAAATGGTTGGACGATCTCCAACAGGCGCGGTTGCGGTTGCGGGAAGGGGACGTTTCTCTCTTGTTGCAGCGGGCACAGATAGCGGGGCTGACACCGATTCTGGCAGCGACGATGGACCTGCTCGGCATGGTGTATGGTTTGGGGCCACAACCGTGGCGTCAATTTCCACAACGGCCTCAGTCCCGCCTCACCCGCATCTGGCTGAAAGATGCTTTACTGCCCTCAAAACTGGTCAGGCGCGACCTGGAACATGGGCATGGAACATTTAGAGATCGACTTGCCGCCTCCTTCTGGGAGTTTCTGTTTATCGAAGGAACCCGCCAACGCCGCATGGCCCTGCTGAGATTGTTGTTTCCCGGAAAGGAGCTGCTCTCGACGATTATCGGTCAGCA
- a CDS encoding ABC transporter ATP-binding protein: protein MMREASNCFRLGAEQIENSTDWHRANRRNLQFLWQYVRPYRRRLALAVAGSLPLAALGGIIPWVFHQATQRVTEGAAMSILLGWMLLGLFALGCRSGFEMMNHYLLTLLHAQLSNDIRNDLYVSLQCSSLELHTASRSGELASLVSNDAQAAAAGVIELYATCWLNPVRLLCLVGTMLYFNWAMALFAIASIPLISWSVTLAGKRARKAERQYLGRQGQILGWMIESLTNIRQVKAFDLQQSGFDRFRTYGQELLQFRKQAILLKALVSPAAEIINGLALIAMVALAYHQLQQGQTTPGEIVGCLTAAMGLKTPLKGVAASLVELQRSVAAVQRIDWLTAQQQPAAGQLPLSGPIREIAFENVSFSYDGQRDVLRQVSFQARRGERIAIVGPSGAGKTTLLDLLTGFYPCRHGRILVNGMDLASLDAQSLGRQIGIVSQEPLLFDASIEDNIRQGYPQATAEQIDRAIALADCRSILQRLPQGSQTRVGERGSILSGGERKRVALARALVRPISLLILDEATSELDAAAEASILDDIDRLAADLIVFHISHRPTVLNHCDRALLLDKGGLHELTPSTCRKWMQHRKESLTPICQGGSAR from the coding sequence ATGATGCGCGAGGCGAGCAACTGCTTCCGCCTTGGTGCGGAGCAGATCGAAAACAGCACTGACTGGCACCGGGCGAATCGCCGCAATCTGCAGTTTTTGTGGCAATATGTCCGCCCCTATCGCCGGCGTCTGGCCCTGGCCGTTGCCGGGTCTCTGCCCCTGGCAGCTTTGGGTGGAATCATCCCCTGGGTTTTTCACCAGGCCACCCAGCGCGTAACCGAAGGCGCAGCCATGAGCATCCTGCTCGGTTGGATGCTGCTGGGGCTTTTCGCCCTTGGCTGCCGGAGCGGCTTCGAGATGATGAACCACTACCTGCTGACCCTCCTCCATGCGCAGCTCAGCAACGACATCCGCAACGACCTCTACGTCAGCCTGCAATGCAGCAGCCTCGAACTGCACACGGCCTCGCGCAGCGGCGAATTGGCCAGCCTGGTGAGCAACGACGCCCAGGCCGCCGCAGCCGGCGTGATCGAACTCTATGCCACCTGCTGGCTCAATCCTGTGCGTCTGCTCTGCCTTGTCGGCACCATGCTCTACTTCAACTGGGCGATGGCGCTGTTCGCTATTGCATCCATCCCGCTGATCAGCTGGAGCGTGACCCTGGCCGGGAAACGGGCGCGCAAGGCGGAGCGGCAGTATCTGGGTCGCCAGGGCCAGATTCTGGGATGGATGATCGAATCGTTGACCAACATACGCCAGGTCAAAGCTTTCGACCTGCAACAGAGCGGTTTCGATCGGTTCCGCACCTATGGCCAGGAGCTGCTGCAATTTCGCAAACAGGCCATATTGCTGAAAGCCCTCGTTTCACCAGCGGCCGAGATCATTAACGGTCTTGCCCTGATCGCCATGGTCGCCCTGGCTTACCACCAGCTGCAGCAGGGGCAGACGACACCGGGGGAGATCGTCGGCTGCCTCACCGCCGCAATGGGACTGAAAACGCCTCTCAAGGGCGTAGCTGCTTCCCTGGTCGAGTTGCAGCGTTCGGTGGCGGCGGTACAGCGTATCGACTGGCTCACGGCTCAACAGCAACCCGCAGCGGGGCAACTTCCTCTTTCCGGTCCGATCCGGGAAATAGCATTCGAGAATGTCAGCTTTTCCTACGATGGCCAGCGGGATGTGCTCCGGCAGGTTTCGTTTCAGGCGCGGCGCGGCGAGCGCATTGCCATTGTCGGCCCCAGCGGCGCCGGCAAAACGACGCTGCTCGACCTCCTGACCGGCTTCTATCCCTGCCGGCATGGCCGGATACTGGTCAACGGCATGGACCTGGCCAGCCTCGATGCCCAGTCCCTTGGCCGCCAGATCGGCATAGTTTCCCAGGAGCCGCTGCTGTTCGATGCCAGCATCGAGGACAATATCCGCCAAGGCTATCCGCAGGCGACGGCCGAACAGATAGACCGCGCCATTGCCCTGGCAGACTGCCGCTCAATTCTCCAGCGCCTGCCCCAGGGCAGTCAGACGCGCGTGGGAGAGCGGGGAAGCATTCTCTCCGGCGGAGAGAGAAAGCGTGTCGCTCTGGCCCGCGCATTGGTACGCCCCATTTCCTTGCTGATTCTCGACGAAGCCACCAGCGAACTGGATGCTGCCGCAGAGGCCTCTATTCTTGACGACATTGACCGGCTGGCCGCCGACCTGATCGTGTTCCACATCTCTCACCGGCCCACTGTATTGAATCACTGCGACCGCGCCCTCCTTCTCGACAAGGGCGGACTGCATGAATTGACGCCAAGCACCTGCCGTAAATGGATGCAGCACCGCAAGGAATCCCTGACGCCCATATGCCAGGGAGGCAGCGCCCGATGA
- a CDS encoding radical SAM protein produces MANILITNDCPRSCTFCFAKSRLGSQTEGAPAKFMSRANLRQVMDFLEGSGEMSLRLLGGEPTRHPEFTDIVGEALERGFHIHVFTNAMMPAETADFLSDTPVDQVSFLCNVSPQSNDAAEDKQKVAYALERLGARAQVGITLTAPEFEYAFLLPLIERYRLKRRIRIGIAQPIVGENNAFLAPADYREAGRNIVAMAEDCIRNDILIGFDCGMTLCMFSQEELGKLLQYTEGFRSVCQPIIDIGPDLDIWHCFPLSEVLNSKLERFRNRNEAVRFYRQKVARFRTFGCKETCLSCAYLKRGQCSGGCLAHAINSLNKLPPREAQ; encoded by the coding sequence ATGGCCAACATCCTCATTACAAATGATTGCCCCCGAAGCTGCACTTTCTGTTTTGCCAAAAGCCGCCTTGGAAGCCAGACGGAGGGAGCTCCGGCCAAATTCATGTCCCGGGCGAACTTGCGCCAGGTCATGGATTTTCTCGAAGGCTCCGGTGAGATGAGCCTGCGCCTGCTGGGTGGCGAACCGACCCGCCATCCCGAGTTTACCGACATTGTGGGCGAGGCCCTGGAGCGGGGTTTCCATATCCATGTTTTTACCAACGCCATGATGCCGGCGGAAACGGCCGACTTTCTGTCAGACACCCCTGTGGATCAGGTGTCGTTTCTCTGCAATGTTTCCCCCCAATCCAATGACGCGGCCGAGGATAAGCAAAAGGTCGCTTACGCGCTCGAGCGGCTGGGGGCCAGGGCCCAGGTCGGCATCACCCTTACGGCTCCGGAATTCGAGTATGCTTTTTTGTTACCGCTCATCGAGCGCTACCGGCTAAAACGCCGCATCCGCATCGGAATCGCCCAGCCGATTGTGGGTGAGAACAATGCATTTTTGGCTCCCGCCGACTACCGCGAAGCGGGGCGGAACATTGTCGCCATGGCCGAAGACTGCATTCGCAACGACATCCTCATCGGCTTCGATTGCGGCATGACCCTTTGTATGTTTTCTCAGGAGGAATTGGGCAAACTCCTGCAATACACCGAGGGCTTTCGCAGCGTCTGTCAACCCATAATCGATATCGGACCGGATCTCGACATCTGGCACTGCTTCCCTCTCTCGGAAGTGCTCAACAGCAAACTTGAACGCTTTCGCAACCGGAATGAGGCCGTGCGCTTCTACCGTCAAAAGGTTGCCCGCTTCCGAACCTTCGGCTGCAAAGAGACCTGCCTGAGCTGCGCCTACCTGAAACGCGGGCAATGTTCGGGCGGTTGTCTGGCCCATGCCATAAACAGCCTGAACAAACTGCCGCCACGCGAGGCCCAATGA
- a CDS encoding radical SAM protein, which produces MTMPSLQPARPSAHCSTADIEMITSLVAWRQRCDCSEDLIEELIGALADVREPIAMEAVSLLNQRVPLAAMPKRWVDEGPPPRTAASIPDWILNSCAGWGETHDFPSRCARAYTQIDNEAARQRFLQRMAMFPGAQRRFAGTLKASGHSAAARSFSRHAVRLRREQFPIQIGLSPTMACQLRCDYCISAGSPVQHPEPVETFFRFLDWAVDAGVKRIGLSGGEPTLYSGFIPLVEGIVRRKMDWFMATNGLIPPKTVETVISGHPLAVTMHLTDEVLADALRLKTFTTTAKQLVEAGVNAVLRINILQPKMEIARYLDIAAATGMREVRAAVPMPNALRHNTYVPADHFGAFGEALQRFVLAGRQRRLQTILSKPFPLCYMAEEVAATFLANGSMAANCPVHLLGYSNNIVVSPDLTYIPCLGLNRPDPMPITSRRSPRAAARPFMADIRRMSAIPLLPRCTGCPLWQGGRCIGGCLSYRVGTEGEKSSE; this is translated from the coding sequence ATGACCATGCCTTCATTGCAGCCGGCCCGGCCCTCCGCACACTGCTCCACAGCGGACATCGAAATGATCACCTCACTGGTGGCGTGGCGCCAGCGATGCGACTGCAGCGAAGATCTTATCGAGGAACTGATCGGGGCGCTGGCCGACGTCCGCGAGCCCATCGCAATGGAGGCCGTAAGCCTGCTGAACCAGCGGGTACCCCTTGCGGCCATGCCGAAACGATGGGTTGATGAAGGCCCGCCGCCCAGGACAGCTGCTTCCATCCCTGACTGGATTCTCAACAGCTGTGCGGGCTGGGGGGAGACACACGACTTTCCGTCCCGCTGCGCCAGGGCCTATACCCAAATCGACAACGAGGCGGCACGGCAGCGCTTTTTACAGCGCATGGCCATGTTTCCCGGTGCACAGCGGCGCTTTGCCGGCACCCTAAAGGCCTCAGGACATTCGGCCGCAGCGCGCTCCTTCAGCCGACACGCCGTCCGACTGCGCAGGGAACAGTTCCCCATCCAGATCGGCCTCTCTCCGACGATGGCCTGTCAATTGCGCTGCGACTACTGCATTTCCGCCGGTAGTCCGGTCCAGCATCCGGAACCGGTCGAAACTTTTTTTCGCTTTCTGGATTGGGCCGTTGACGCCGGCGTAAAACGGATCGGACTTTCCGGAGGGGAACCAACGCTCTACTCCGGCTTTATCCCCCTGGTTGAGGGTATTGTACGGCGGAAAATGGATTGGTTTATGGCCACCAACGGCCTGATTCCGCCCAAAACGGTCGAGACCGTGATCAGCGGTCATCCTTTGGCGGTCACGATGCACCTGACTGATGAGGTGCTGGCGGATGCCCTGCGGCTGAAAACTTTCACCACCACGGCAAAGCAGTTGGTTGAGGCAGGGGTCAACGCCGTTTTACGCATCAACATTCTGCAGCCGAAGATGGAAATTGCCCGCTACCTCGATATCGCGGCGGCCACCGGCATGCGAGAGGTGCGGGCGGCGGTTCCGATGCCCAATGCCCTGCGGCACAACACCTACGTCCCCGCCGACCATTTCGGCGCCTTTGGGGAAGCCTTGCAACGCTTCGTCCTGGCGGGGCGTCAGCGGCGCCTGCAGACCATCCTGTCCAAGCCGTTCCCCTTGTGCTACATGGCCGAGGAGGTTGCTGCGACATTTCTCGCCAACGGCTCGATGGCGGCCAACTGTCCCGTACACCTGCTGGGATACTCGAACAACATCGTCGTGTCGCCCGATCTGACCTATATCCCCTGTCTGGGTCTCAACCGCCCCGATCCGATGCCGATCACATCCCGCAGATCGCCACGGGCTGCAGCCCGCCCCTTTATGGCTGACATCCGGCGGATGAGCGCGATTCCCCTGTTGCCGCGATGCACCGGCTGCCCGCTCTGGCAAGGTGGCCGCTGCATCGGAGGCTGTCTCAGCTACCGAGTCGGGACCGAAGGAGAAAAAAGCTCAGAATGA
- a CDS encoding ferritin family protein produces the protein MPEFSNAFSGLAADRKVTHQELVRAIRFMIAAEYEAVQLYMQLAESTDNRLAQEVLKDIAEEEIVHAGEFLRLLKELAPSEQAFYAEGEEEVEEMMAELAGQGQTTSFTGTPGEGTKEPAERSTGEIAEKKGDDHTLPQGVGTLYEQEE, from the coding sequence ATGCCTGAATTTTCCAATGCGTTTTCAGGACTCGCCGCCGACCGAAAGGTGACCCACCAGGAACTCGTACGCGCCATCCGTTTCATGATCGCCGCCGAATATGAGGCCGTCCAGCTCTACATGCAGTTGGCGGAATCAACCGACAACCGCCTTGCCCAGGAAGTATTGAAAGACATCGCCGAAGAGGAAATCGTCCATGCCGGCGAATTCCTGAGGCTGCTCAAAGAGCTGGCCCCGAGCGAACAGGCCTTCTACGCCGAGGGTGAGGAAGAGGTGGAGGAAATGATGGCCGAGCTTGCCGGGCAGGGGCAGACGACCAGTTTTACAGGAACCCCTGGGGAAGGGACGAAAGAACCCGCCGAAAGGTCGACCGGGGAAATTGCAGAAAAAAAAGGGGATGACCATACCCTGCCACAGGGTGTCGGGACTCTTTATGAACAGGAAGAATAG
- a CDS encoding family 1 encapsulin nanocompartment shell protein produces the protein MDILDRDASPLTGDEWKRVDEAVIETARAKLVGRRMIEVLGPLGPGVYSMPYAIFKGREPSGINMVGDVGEHVVEATHRETINIPILFKDFKIFWRDVEADRHLGIPLDVSTAAVAAADVADQEDRLIFNGNDEMRHQGLLSAEGRLIVSMGNWEENGMPLADTVKAVNALTEAGQYGPYTMAVSPFLYGQMIRVYGNTGMLELDQIKALLRGKVYPSSAIGGRKAVVLATGMQNLNLAVGQDLVTAYTAAENMNHTFRVFETIALLIRRAEAICTIE, from the coding sequence ATGGATATTCTGGACAGAGATGCGTCCCCCCTGACCGGGGACGAATGGAAACGTGTCGATGAAGCGGTCATTGAAACGGCCCGGGCCAAACTGGTGGGACGCAGAATGATCGAGGTGCTCGGCCCCCTCGGGCCCGGTGTCTATTCCATGCCCTATGCAATCTTCAAGGGCCGGGAACCCTCCGGGATCAACATGGTAGGGGACGTGGGAGAACACGTCGTCGAGGCAACTCACCGGGAAACCATCAACATTCCAATTCTCTTCAAGGACTTCAAGATTTTCTGGCGGGATGTGGAAGCCGACCGTCACCTCGGCATCCCCCTCGATGTCAGTACGGCCGCCGTTGCCGCCGCCGATGTGGCCGACCAGGAAGACCGCCTCATCTTCAACGGCAACGACGAGATGCGACACCAGGGTCTGCTCAGCGCCGAAGGGCGCCTGATCGTCAGCATGGGCAATTGGGAGGAGAACGGCATGCCTCTGGCCGACACGGTCAAGGCGGTCAATGCCCTGACCGAAGCCGGTCAGTACGGCCCCTATACCATGGCCGTCAGCCCCTTTCTTTATGGCCAGATGATCCGCGTCTACGGCAATACCGGCATGCTGGAACTCGACCAGATCAAGGCCCTGCTGCGGGGCAAGGTCTATCCCTCCAGTGCCATCGGCGGCAGGAAGGCGGTGGTCCTCGCCACCGGCATGCAGAATCTCAACCTCGCCGTCGGCCAGGACCTGGTAACCGCCTATACGGCGGCGGAAAACATGAACCACACCTTCCGGGTTTTCGAGACCATCGCCCTGCTGATCCGCCGCGCCGAAGCCATCTGTACCATTGAATAA
- a CDS encoding lipopolysaccharide kinase InaA family protein gives MITASISEQQQRWLRQLLWTEAEGCAIFRRDRQKILFRCRAPGANEDWFGKLYLNPAWPQQLRDRCSCSGGKREFRQAQRLRQQGVSIPMPVAGFGDQRFGRGRRSLFVAEWCEEMVSLRTHVLQHYHHTKKHCRYALQDLSRALGCYLADLHARSVFPRDLNPGNLLLRIGADAAPVLMLVDYEHIAFAPRRRQRYIQLALSQLGAFLLPIDAEAVIWLCEGYASFSGSVDTALLRQVPALARRRLSRWHGQIDQHFDKIAAALRAPGD, from the coding sequence ATGATCACTGCTTCGATTTCCGAACAACAGCAACGCTGGCTGCGGCAGCTTTTGTGGACCGAGGCCGAGGGTTGCGCCATTTTCCGCCGCGATCGTCAGAAAATCCTGTTCCGCTGCCGAGCCCCCGGCGCCAATGAGGATTGGTTCGGCAAGCTCTACCTCAATCCCGCCTGGCCGCAGCAGCTTCGAGATCGGTGCAGCTGCAGCGGCGGCAAACGGGAATTTCGGCAAGCCCAGAGGCTGCGGCAGCAAGGGGTGAGCATCCCGATGCCGGTTGCCGGTTTCGGCGATCAACGTTTCGGCAGAGGCCGCCGCTCTCTGTTTGTCGCCGAATGGTGCGAGGAGATGGTATCTCTGCGCACGCATGTGCTGCAGCATTACCACCACACCAAAAAGCACTGCCGATATGCTTTACAGGATCTGAGCCGGGCGCTTGGCTGCTACCTGGCCGACCTGCACGCCCGCAGTGTATTTCCCCGGGACCTCAACCCCGGCAACCTGCTGCTGCGCATCGGAGCCGATGCAGCGCCGGTCCTGATGCTGGTGGACTACGAACATATCGCTTTCGCACCCCGGCGCCGGCAGCGCTACATCCAGCTTGCCCTGTCGCAGTTGGGAGCATTCCTGCTGCCGATCGATGCCGAAGCCGTCATCTGGCTGTGCGAAGGCTATGCATCCTTTTCCGGATCGGTCGATACAGCCCTGTTGCGGCAGGTTCCTGCCCTGGCCCGGCGACGCCTGAGCCGCTGGCATGGACAGATCGACCAGCATTTTGACAAGATTGCCGCCGCCCTGCGCGCCCCCGGGGATTGA